Genomic segment of Gemmatimonadota bacterium:
TCCTTGCCGTAGCGACGGCTACGGCGCGTCGTTCCGCCTTGCCCCGCGGGCGCATCACGCGCCTCGGTGCACACGGGACTTCCGCGCCGGCACACTAGGCTACGATCCCAGTGGCACGGAAGGGGTTGAGAAGAGGTCCAGGGCGGTCAAAGCGTAGGCCTGAGCGCATTCCACGATCCGCTCCACGACGACGCTCTCGTCAGGACCGTGGGAGACCTCCAGATCGCCGGGCCCGTAGGCAATGGCGGGAACCCCCGCCTGGGCATAGAACCGTGACTCGAGCAGGCCCGGGCACATCTCTTCGGTCGGCTCGCGTCCGGTCACAGCCGATACCGACGCCTTGGCCGCTCGATAGAAGCTGGTATCGACGGCGGTGCCGCTGGATTGTCCCTCCTGGAGGATCGACACGGACACGGCGCTGCCCGGCGGGCTGGCATCCTGGATCACGCTCAGCAGCCGGTCCCGCTCGCTGCTCAGATCCTCCTCGGGATTGAAGCGGCGCTCGACCGTGAAGGCGAAGAGTTCCGGGACCACGTTGAACTGGTGTCCACCACTGACCTCTCCGCCCAGCATCAGGATCGACCTCCGGGCGGCGTCCGGACCGATCGAGGCGTCCGTGCGGCGAGTCTCGACCTCCGCCTTGAGTCGCTCGAGCGCGGTCAGGATCGGCAGGGCGTGTTCGAAGGCGTTGACGCCCTGGTAGTGCAGCCCCACGTGCGCCGGCCGGCCTCGGACTTCTACGCGCAGGGTGATGGCGCCGCGGTTGGCATTCCAGATCGCCCCCGACGTGGGCTCGCCCAGGATCGCGCCCACTCCGTCGCGACCGAGGCGGCCCAGCTCCAGCAGGCGCCTGCTGCCGTGCTCGCCTCCCGTCTCCTCGTCCGGCACGAGGACGACCTCGACTCGGCCGCTGAGCCGCGTTCCCGACAGCGCGGCGACAGCATGGATCATCGCCGCGATCGCGCCCTTCATGTCGGCGCTCCCCCTGCCGATGATTCGTCCGCCCTGGGTGATCGGCCGGAACTGGTCTGGAAAGCTGGCCGGGACGACGTCGTAGTGGCCGTGCAGATAGAGCGTCGGCCCCGAGCCCACGCCGCATAGCAAGGCCGTGCGATCCTGATCGAGCCGGATCGTCTCGACCGGAAGGCTCAGCTCTCGCATGCGTCGCTCGAGCAGATCCAGGCAGGCCGGATACCGGGCCCCCGGCGGGTTCTCTGTCGGAATGGCGACGAGCTCGCGCGTGAGCTCCGCCATTGCATCGGCAGAGTCCGCGATGTCGCGAAGCAGCTGCGGTCGGTCGGTCAAACTGGCCGTCGCCTCCAACGGTCTTCGAGTCGCCCGGGTGCGCTAGCCCCTCAGGAAGCCAATCACGCCGAAGGCCATGATGCCGACGGCGCTCACCACGTTGAGAACGGATATGTACCGCGGATCGCGAAGGGCCGAGCCGAGCGCGCCCGCCCCCAGGGCGAGGGACGCCTGCACGAGCAGGCTGCCGGCGAACAAGCTGAGCGCCAGGGCAAGCGGGTCGGCTCCCAGGCTCCCGGCCGCGATGGTCCCCGCGAAACCGGCGAAGATCACGACCGTCAGCGGGTTGGAGAGAGTGAGCAGGTAGGTGGCGACAAGCGGACTTCCCTCGATCGCGGCGGGAAGGCGGGGCTCGCCGAACGTGCGCACTGCGGCGCGGAGCATGAAAAGGCCCAGCGCGACCAAGATCACGGAAGATGCGACGCCGATCGCGTCGCTCTGGCCGCCCACGAGATCCGCCACCGCGGCGCCCCCGTAGAACGCGACCACGGCGTAGGAAAGGTCGGCGAGGCCGGCGCCCAATCCGCCGCGCAGCCCGGCCGATACTCCGCGGGACATCGACAGGCCGACTATCAGCAGGGCGATGGGGCCGACCGCGATCGCTACGGTCACGCCGAAAAGGAAAGCGGTGGTCAACGTCTATCGCGCCAGCTAGCTCGTTTCTGCTCCAGGAGAGGAACCGCCCGCCGGCTCCACCCTCAGGTCGTCCACCCACACGGTCCCCGGCGTCAGCACGTTCAGCTCGATCCGGAGGTTGTCGTACCCCTCGGGGATCGCGTACGCGTAGTCGAAGCGGCGCCACTCATCGACGCCGGTACGCTCCTCCAGCAGGAAGACCTCGAGGGGTGGGGCCGAGGTGGACGGGCTCTCGCTGCGAATGAAAACGCGCACCCGCGCTCCGCGGTTCTTCAGCCAGAAGCTGACCCTGTCCCGCGACGCCTACCGCTATGGCGCGCCCGGTCAATCGCCCGCCGCGTCTCGTGTCGGCACCCGCACGTTGCATAGCTCGATCCGGTCGACGGCGTGAACGAAGAACTCCTCCGCCCGATGGCGGCGCGCCTCTATCACGCCCTGGAATGAGTCGGAATCGGTCCGGAGAACCTCCAGCGACAGCCGGTCCGCCGCCGGCACGTCGGTCCCGACCCGCACGCCCCGAATAGGCACGGGAATCTGAGGGTCCTGGTAGAACCCTAGAGGCCCGCTGCCCCGCGGCAGCGGCGACAGCACGTCGATGCCCGCCACGACCCGTCCCACCATCGACAGGTTGCGATCGAGGTGCCGTGGCGCGTGTCCCGTCACGACGTAGAGGCTCGCGCCGCTTCCGGAGTTCGGATCCGTGCCGCGGGCTACGCCCACGACTCCGTAGCAGTGCGCCAGCCAGGTGGTGCCGGCGTCCGGATCGCGCCCGACCGGGAAGCCGTGCGTGAAGCCGGCTTCCGGCGCGTATATGTCGCCGTCTGGAATGGGGGTGAACGGAAGATCGCCGATCGGCGCCGTGAACTCGGCCGGCAAGGCGGTGGCCGCCTCTCCCATGGACGGCTGGCCCGCGCTGTCGGTCGCAACTGCCCACTGCACCACGTAGTTATCCTGCGAGCGGATGATCGAGCCGCCGTCGAAATGACCGCCCCGGACGAGCGTCCGGATGTTGTCCGCGTGCGCGGGCGCGAAAGCGGGCGCCAGCTCGATGACCACGCGGCCCCCGTCGATCTCCATGTAGAGCGTGTTCTCGGGGTCGAGCGTGCGCCATTCGTCCGGGGTCGAAGCCGCGAGCACGTCCGCGAGGGTGCGCGTAGCAGGGCGGTCGTCTGCTTCGTCCTGCGCCAGGGCGTGTGCTACCGGAGGAAAAAGCGCCAGGAGCAGTGCGCAGCCGGCGACGAGGCCGGTGGCGCGAAGTCCGATCTTGATCATGGGTCCGTCCGCTGGAGGCACCGTGCGATGAGGACGATTATGGCCTCCAAACAGAATCGAATCCACCCGCGAGGGGTAGTTTTGATAATGTCGATCGCCCGCAATTCGTCGACGTTCAAGAGAACCGTCGAGCTCAGACGAACCATCCACGAGCATCCGGAACTCGCGTTCGAAGAGGTAGAGACGGCCCGGGTCATCACGGAGGAGTTGGATCGCCTCGGCGTCGACTACGAGTACGGGGGGAAGGGCACCGCCGTGATCGGGCGGCTGAAGGGCGGCCCGCCCGGTGCGCCCATCGTCGCCTTGCGGGCCGAGATGGACGGACTTCCCGTCCAAGAGCAGACCGGCCTGCCCTTCGCGTCGAAAAAACCCGGCCGCATGCACGCGTGCGCCCACGACGCTCACATGGCGATGGTACTTGGGGCCGCCGCCGAGCACGTCGCGAACCCGCCGCCCGGCAACGTCGTATACGTGTTCCAGCCGGCCGAGGAGCGTGGGGCCGGTGCCAAGGTCGTGCTCGAGTCTGGCGCGCTCGATGACGTCGACGCGATCTTCGCGGGGCACATGACCCACCACTATCGCGTGGGCGAGATCATGGTGACGTCCGGCACCGTCACGGCGCAGT
This window contains:
- a CDS encoding ArgE/DapE family deacylase, with translation MAELTRELVAIPTENPPGARYPACLDLLERRMRELSLPVETIRLDQDRTALLCGVGSGPTLYLHGHYDVVPASFPDQFRPITQGGRIIGRGSADMKGAIAAMIHAVAALSGTRLSGRVEVVLVPDEETGGEHGSRRLLELGRLGRDGVGAILGEPTSGAIWNANRGAITLRVEVRGRPAHVGLHYQGVNAFEHALPILTALERLKAEVETRRTDASIGPDAARRSILMLGGEVSGGHQFNVVPELFAFTVERRFNPEEDLSSERDRLLSVIQDASPPGSAVSVSILQEGQSSGTAVDTSFYRAAKASVSAVTGREPTEEMCPGLLESRFYAQAGVPAIAYGPGDLEVSHGPDESVVVERIVECAQAYALTALDLFSTPSVPLGS
- a CDS encoding LysE family transporter — protein: MTTAFLFGVTVAIAVGPIALLIVGLSMSRGVSAGLRGGLGAGLADLSYAVVAFYGGAAVADLVGGQSDAIGVASSVILVALGLFMLRAAVRTFGEPRLPAAIEGSPLVATYLLTLSNPLTVVIFAGFAGTIAAGSLGADPLALALSLFAGSLLVQASLALGAGALGSALRDPRYISVLNVVSAVGIMAFGVIGFLRG
- a CDS encoding peptidylprolyl isomerase; translated protein: MIKIGLRATGLVAGCALLLALFPPVAHALAQDEADDRPATRTLADVLAASTPDEWRTLDPENTLYMEIDGGRVVIELAPAFAPAHADNIRTLVRGGHFDGGSIIRSQDNYVVQWAVATDSAGQPSMGEAATALPAEFTAPIGDLPFTPIPDGDIYAPEAGFTHGFPVGRDPDAGTTWLAHCYGVVGVARGTDPNSGSGASLYVVTGHAPRHLDRNLSMVGRVVAGIDVLSPLPRGSGPLGFYQDPQIPVPIRGVRVGTDVPAADRLSLEVLRTDSDSFQGVIEARRHRAEEFFVHAVDRIELCNVRVPTRDAAGD